A stretch of Eschrichtius robustus isolate mEscRob2 chromosome 6, mEscRob2.pri, whole genome shotgun sequence DNA encodes these proteins:
- the LOC137766026 gene encoding large ribosomal subunit protein eL39-like yields MSCHKTLRIKRFLAKKRKKNCPIPQGIRMKTGNKIRYNSKRRQWRRTSLGL; encoded by the coding sequence ATGTCTTGTCATAAGACTCTCAGGATCAAGAGATTCCTAGCCAAGAAACGAAAGAAGAATTGTCCCATTCCCCAAGGGATTCGAATGAAAACTGGTAATAAAATCAGGTACAACTCCAAGAGAAGACAATGGAGAAGAACCAGTCTGGGTCTATAA